The DNA sequence GTGGATCCGGGCACCGTCGGCTGTATGCGGCGCAGGACGTCGACGGCGACGGTCCCGAGCGAGTCGCTGACCGACACCGAGGCGGCGCTGAAGTCCGCACCGGCGAGGGAGAAGGACCAGCGGCCCCAGACCGTCTCGGGCGGGACGTAGCCGGAGGGCGGCCAGGCGACGAAGCCTCGGTCTTCGCGGACGTCGGGACGCGTGCCCCAGAGGTTGTCGTCGAAGACGTGGAGCGTGTTCGCGGCAGCGTAGGGGCCCTGGCTGTCGACGTCGCCGGAGCCCACTTCGAGCAGCTGGGGGTAGAGGATCGTGCGGCGGTGGCCGACGGCGTGGTTGTTGCCGCCGGGGTCCCGGATGTAGGCATCGATGGCGTCGATGCCGTTCACGCCGAGCGCGAGGTTGCTCTTCCCGGCCGCCTCGGCTCCGGCCGAAGTGTGACACGACCATCCTCCGCCGGGTTGGTGGTTCAAGGCTCTCTCCGCCGACATCATCACTGAGGTCTGCTGGGTGGCCGCGGAGTACGACGCCCGCTCGGTGACCGTGTCGAGGCCGGCCATCCGGCGGTACCAGTTGACCCGCTGGACGATGCTGTCGCGGAATGCCTGGCTGGTGGAGCCGGCGTGGCACGTGCCGGTGTCGCCGTTCCAGCCGCTGGCCGGCTCGGTGCGATCGAACTCCGCCCGGTAGGCGGCGAGCACCTCGGCGCGGTCGTGGGTGTCGATCCACGAGTTCTCGGCGGCCGCGGCCGGCGTGATCTGAGCGAACGCCAGGAGGGGGGCGATCATGAGACCGGCCAACAACGCGGAGAGTGCTCGCCCCTTTTGCATTGCACAAGCAACGGCATGTCACCGGGGGCACTTGACCCGGATACATGGGCCGTTCGGCCCATATCTCCGCCGACGAATAGCATCTGTCCATGCCCCCCGAAACCGCCCCTGAGAAGCTGACCGACGACGATCGTCGCGGCCTCGACGCCGCGCTCGCCGAGGCCCGTCTCGGACGTGAAGAGGGCGGCATCCCGATCGGATCTGCGCTGATGGTCGACGGCGAGATCGTCGGCCGTGGCCACAACCGGCGCGTGCAGCGCGGCAGTGTCGTGCTCCACGCGGAGATGGACTGCCTCGAGAACGCGGGCCGGTTGCCCGCCTCGACCTATGCGCGAGCGACGCTCTACACCACCCTGTCGCCGTGTGACATGTGCACCGGCGCGGCGTTGCTCTACGGCATCCCGAAGGTGGTCATCGGTGAGAACGTCACGTTCATGGGTGGTGAGGAACACCTGGCCCGCCGGGGCGTGTCCACCGTGGTCGTCGACGACGCCGAGTGCGTGGCGATCATGCGCGACTTCATCGCCGCCGAACCGGAATTGTGGAACGAGGACATCGGCGAGCAAGGTTGACCGCCATGCCGCACCCCGACGACGAGTTCCACCCGCCGACCAGCGACGACCCGTACTGGACCGAGACCTCGTGGTTCACGTTCACCGTGCCGGAGCGGGGACTGTCGGGCCAGCTCTATCCGTTCTTCCGGCCGAACCAGGGCATCACCTCCGGCGGAGCGTACTTCTGGGACGCGAGCGGCGATCAGCCCTGGAACTGCCGCTACGCCAAGAACTTCTGGCATCTCCCGGTGCCCGACCAGCCGCTGTCCGACATCGCGCTGCCCAACGGCATCCGCTACCGATGCGTCGAGCCGCAGCAGAAGTACGAGATCGGCTACACCGACCCCGACGGCGACTTGATCGACGTCGACCTGGTATTCGATGCGGTGTCGCGCCCGAACTATCTCGGCGAATCGCATCTCGATCAACCCGGTCGCTACACGGGGACGGTCCGACTCGGCGACGACGTCATCGAGGTCGACTCCTTCGGGTTTCGGGATCGGTCGTGGTCGGTGCGGTCGCAGTTCGGTCCCGGTCTGGCCGGCTCGCCGGCCCCTCGGGGCGGCTACAGCTACGCCACGGCGTCGGCCGACGACGGCTTCCACATGATCAGCATGGACTTCACACCGGGGCCGGTGGGTGAGGGCGACTGCATCGCCATCCACGGTTACCTCAGCCGGGGTGGCGAGTGGGCCAAGGTCACCAGCGGCCGCCGCGACGTCCTGGCCCGCGATGCCGCGACCGGTGCGCCCACCCGAGTCCGCATCGAGGGCACCGACGAACTCGAGCGCTCGTTCGTGGCCGAGGGCGAGTGTCTGAACAAGATCGGGATCCATCTCAACCCCAACCTGTTCACCTGGAACTGCCTGACCCGTTGGGAGCTCGACGGGCTCGAGTGCTGGGGCGAGGACCACGACAACTGGTCGGCCCCCGCGGCGACGGAGTTCTTCCGCCGCCATCTCTTCGGTGAGTCGTCGGTGCTGTCTAGTTGACGGCGACCGCCAGGACCTTGGTCCCACCGGCGGCGACCAGCATCCAGTGTCGTTCCGGGCCCACCTGGGTCGGTTCGGTGTGCGGCAGCGTGTCGCCCAACCCGAGCTGGCCGTCGCCGTTGCGTCCCCAGCACCAGAGTGATGCGGGCGATGTCGAGCGGATGCCGCACACGAACCCCTCGCCGCCGGTCACGCGGACCCAGTCGTCGTGTGTGCCGATCGGGTGCGGTTCGACGACTTCGCCCACGCCGTTCTCACCCGAGTCCGGGTACCAGAAGACGCCGCGATAGTCGGTGATGCCGTCGGCGTCGAGTCCCCAGCACCACAGCGTGCCGTCGGTCTTGATCCCACAGGAGTGGAAGCCGCCGAGTCCGATCGCCTTCCAGGTCCCACCAACCTCCGACGGCACTGCGCTTCCGAACCCTTCGAGCGGAATCGTGTTGCTGCCGTTGGCGAGTTCACCGAACTGACCTGGGCCCCAGCACCATGCCGACCGGTCGGTCTGGATGCCGCAGGTGTGGAACTCACCGGACGAGAGACTGTCCCACCCGGCGGTGCCCACCCGGGTCGGTTCGGGGACCACGGGTTCGCCTCCTTGGAAGCTGGTCCTGAGGCGTCCCCAGCACCACAGGCTGTCGTCGTCGGAACGGATCGCACAGCTGTAGGAGGAGTTTGCCGTCACCTCGTCATAGGGACCTGCGTCGACGAACACCGGCGAGGGATGGAAGCCGAACTCCGGAATGCCGAGTTCGCCGCGCTCTTCATCGTTGAGTCCCCAGCACCAGAGCGAACCGTCGGTCTCGACGGCGCATGTGTGGAGGACGCCGACGGCGACATCCAGCCAGCTGCCCTCACCGATCCTCGTGGCGGGATGGAGCCCCCTGACGTCGTCGTCGCCGTCACCGATCTGACCGGCGCCGTCCTGCCCCCAGCACCACAGGCTGCGGTCGAGTTGGATCCCGCAGCCATGGAGTTCACCGACGTCGAGATCGATCCACAGCTTGTCATCGAGCGCATCCGGCACCGTGGTGAAGACATCGAGGTCGCGCCCCCAACTGAGACGGACGCACGAGCTCGTCACCAGGGCGAGAGCGAGCAGCGTGAAGCAGATCCGGCGAAGGGGCATGTCTCCCCATCGGCCGAAGCCGCGTGTTGCTGAAGATGCGTGCCGCTACGGGATGGCGCCGATCTCGCGCCAACGTTCGACGGCGAGATCGGGGTGACCGGCGATGATGCCGTCGATGTCGAAGTCGAGCAGCGACTCGTAGAAGTCGGGGTTCTCCTGCGTCGAGGCGTCGTCCATCCACACCCAGATGCCGAGCCCCTCCTCCCGGGCCTTCTCGAGGAATCCGTCCAGGGCCAGTACGTCGAGACCGTCGAACTGCGGCGGCACCTGGAGCACCCGATGGCTCTCGAGCAGCGGGATGCCGCCGAGGAACCAGTCGGTCAGCGCGCCGGTGCCGGGGCTGGTCGGGATGTCGGGGGCGACCTCGTGGAAAGCGGCGATCACGTCGTCGTTGAAGGAGACCACGACGACGGAGTCGGCTCGGCCGAGTTCCTCGATCTCGGCGGCGAGTACGCGGCCGCTCTCGTTGGCGAACTCGAGGTCGTCTTCGCCGTCGTCGCCCTTGGGGATCTTGATCTCGACATCGAGCACGTGGTCGGGAAACGCCTCGGCGACGGAGCGGAAGGTCTCGACTCGGAAGTCGTCGGCCGTGTAGCCCTCGGGCGGCTCGACCTCGCCGGTGCGAACGCCGCGCCAGATGTACTCCTCTTCCGGCTGCTCGTCGTTGTGCCAATCGTCGGACCACCAGTAGGCGTTGTCGAGTGCCTGGAGTTCGTCGTAGGTGAGGTCGCGCACCCGGCCGGTGGTCTCGGTGGTGCGGTCGACGGTGTCGTCGTGCTGCACCACCAGCACGCCGTCGGCGGTGAGCTGCACGTCCATCTCGAGCACTTCGGTGCCGGCGAGGGCGGCTTCCCGGAAGGCGTACATCGTGGAGTGCGGCCACGACTGGTCGCCGCCCGCGTGGCCGAGCACGACGGGGCGGCCGAGGGCGAAGAGGTCCTCCACGGTGTTCGCTTCGGGGGTCGGCACGGATGGTGTGGGCGCGGCCGTCGTGGTGGTCGAGGTCGTCGTCGCGGCCTCGGTCGTGGTGGTCGCCTCGGTCGTCGTCGAGTCCGGCTCGGTGGTGGTGGTGCTCGTGTCGTCGGCCGATGTGTCGGCCGAATCGTCGGTGTCGTCGCCACATGCAGCGGCGAGAAGAGCCAGCGTGGCGAGGACGATGGCGAGACGGAATCGGAGCGTGCGGCGCATGCCGAGACGCTAGCGGTCAGGCGGGGCGGAGGTCGACGACGAGCGGCGCGTGGTCCGACGGTCGCGTGGCGCCACGGGCGGTCCGATCGATCCACACCCGTTCGGTCGCGTCCGCGACGGCGTCGGAGCACAGGGCGAGATCGATGCGCAGGCCGTGGTTCTTCTCGAACTGGCCGGGGCGATAGTTCCACCAGGTGTAGACCCCGGGATCCGGCAGGTGCTCGCGGGTGACGTCACGAAGCCCGATGTCGAACAGCGCCCGCAGGCCCGCCCGCTCCGGCTGGCTGGCGTGGGTACGACGCCGCCACCTCGAGGGCATGTAGATGTCGGCGTCGGTCGGTGCGACGTTGAAGTCGCCCGCCACGATCGACGGCCGGGCCGAGGCCTTGGCGTGGAGCAGTTCGTGGCGGAGTCGCTCGAGCCAGACCAGCTTGAAGGCGTAGTGCGGGTCCCACAGCTCACGACCGTTGGGCACGTAGACCGACCAGCAGCGCACGCCGGCGCACGTCGCGGCGATGAGTCGGGGCTCGTCGAAGGGCGACTCCTGCGGGCCGTCGAATCCGCGACGGACCCGGGTCAGACCGACACGACTGGCGATGGCCACGCCGTTCCAGTGATCGGTGCCGTGGTGGGCGACCTCGTACCCGGCCTCGGCGAACGCCCCGAACGGAAACTGGGTGTCGCCGCACTTGGTCTCCTGGAGCAGCAGCACGTCGACGCCGTGCTCCGCGGTCCAGGCGACCACCTGGTCGACCCGGGCCCGGATCGAGTTGATGTTCCAGGACGCCACGCGTCGACAAATCGGAGGCACGGGCCGACGGTAGCTGTGTCAGAGTTGTCGGCCATGAGCGGCGTCGACGACAGGCAGGGGCGACCAGGGCACGAGTGGCGGGAGGTGAACCGCGCCTGGTGGGAGGAGCGGGCCCCCATCCACGAAGCGTCGCAGTTCTACCGGGACGGCCTCGGGGGGCTCAGGGACTTCGAATGGGAGGACCTCGGATCGGTCGACGGGCTCCGGGTGATCCACCCCCAGTGCCACATCGGTACCGACACGCTCTCGCTGGCCCGCGCCGGGGCCGAGGTGGTCGGACTGGACTTCTCGGCCGGGGCGACAGCGGCGGCCGGCCGCCTCGCCGAGGCCGCCGGACTGGCCGATCGGGCCGAGTGGATCACGAGCGACGTCCACGACGCCCCCGAGAGTGTCGGCGGCCGCACCTTCGATCTCGTCTACACCGGTCAGGGTGCGCTCTGCTGGCTGCCCGACATGGACCGCTGGGCCGACGTCATGTGGCGGCTCTGTCGCCCGGGTGGACGGCTCTACGTGTCGGAGTTCCACCCGGTGCAGGACATCCTCGAAGTGGAGACGACGCGGTTCGAGCGGTCCTACTTCGGCGACGGCACCGGCGACCGCTTCGATGACGAGATCGGGAGCTACGCCGACCCCGACGCGGTGACGACCAACAACTCCATCATCGACTTCGTGCACGGGCTGGCCGAGGTCGTGCAGGCGTTGTTGACGGTGGGATTCGTGCTGGAGAGGTTCCGGGAGTTTCCGTTCTGCGTCTACCCGCGATGGGACTTTCTCGAGGAACGCGAGGAGCGCATGTGGTTCATGCCCGCGAACCGGCCGCAGATCCCGATGATGTACTCGCTGCGACTGCGCCGCCCGGAGTAGCCCAGCCGTCGTCGGGGCTCGCTCAGGGCGCGAGGTTGGTGGCGAGAAACGCGGAGGTGAGCGCCCAGGCGGACGCCGCGGCCTCGGGGTTCGAGAACATCGGGTTGCGATGGTTGTCGAACGCGTGGCCGGCGCCTTCGGCGACATGGATCTCGACGTTCGCCATGTCGGCGGTGGCCGCACGGAGCGCGTCGACGTCGTCGTTGGGCAGGAACGCATCGTCGCTGCCGAAGTGGAATTGGATCGGGCAGGTGATGGACGCGGCCTTGTCGATGTTCTCGCCGATCATCGAGCCGTAGTACGAGACCGCGCAGGCGGGATCGTGGGCGGCCGCAGCCAGGTAGGTCATCGAGCCGCCGAAGCAGAAGCCGATCACCCCGACGGGGCCGGTGACCTCGGGGCGGTCGGCCAAGTGAGCGAGCGCGGCGCCGATGTCGGCCACCCCGTCGGCCGGGTCGTGCTGCCCGGCCACCTCGAAGGCGACGGGCAGATCGTCGGGCCCCGTCGCTTCGACCGCGAAGTCGTCCTCGATGCGCCAGTACATGTGCGGCGCGAGCACGACGTAACCCTCGCCGGCCAGACGCTCGGCGACATCGCGGACGTACTGGTTGACCCCGAAGATCTCCTGGATGAGCACCACGGCCGGGCCCGTGCCGGCCTCGGGCAGGAAGAGCAGCGCCGGAATGTCGCCGGCCGCCGATGGGATGCTGATGTCGGAGGAAGAGCTCATGCGCGGATGCTACGCGACCGCGCCATGATTGTCCTTCGACTCACCCAGGAGAATCCCGCCCATGGACGTCAACCGCCTCATCTCTCTGTTCGGTCTCGAAGGTCGGCGTGCCGTCGTCACCGGTGGTAGCCGGGGCATCGGCCGGATGATCGCGGAGGGCCTGCTCGATGCCGGTTGCGACGTGATCATCACCGCCCGCAAGGCAGAGCAGGTGGCGGCGGCCGCCGACGAGATGTCGGCGAAGGGCACCGTGATCGCCGTGCCGTCCGACGTCTCGACCGACGACGGCATCGCCCACCTCGTGAGCGCGGTGAACGACCGTTGGGATCACCTCGACATCCTCGTCAACAACGCCGGCGCATCGTGGGGCGAGCCCATCGACGACTTCTCGCCCCAGGGCTGGGACAAGGTGATGAACGTCAACGTGCGGGGCGTGTTCTTCCTCACCCAGAAGCTCCTGCCGCTCCTGCGGGCCGCGGCGAGTGAGGATCACCCCGCCCGGGTGATCAACACGGGGTCGGTGAACGGGCTCACGCCGCCCGAGATGGACACCTTCTCCTACTCGTCGTCGAAGGCGGCGGTCCACATGTTGACGAGGCATCTCGGCAAGCAGCTCGCGGGCGAACACATCACGGTGAACGCCATCGCCCCGGGGCCGTTCGACTCGGCGATGATGGCCTTCGCGCTCGACGATCCGTCGATTCGGGCCGGGCTCGCCAAGGGCGTGCCGCTGGGACGAATCGGCGTGCCCGACGACATGGCCGGCGTGGCGATCTACCTCGCCTCGGCCGCCGCCTCCTACGTGACCGGCGCGATCATCCCGGTCGGCGGCGGGTTGTCGACCGTCGACAAGTAGCGCGTCGCCGCGCCGGCGGGCGCAGTCACTCGGAGATGTCGCTCAGAGATACGTGCCGCTCTGGTCGGGCAGCGGCTGTGTGGAACCCGACGGCCCGCCCGGGCCCGGCACCTGGGGGCGGCCGGCCGCCAGCTGGCGCATCTGTTCCGTCGCTGCGGCCTGCTGGGCCGCCATCGACGCCTGGAGTCCCTGCAGCAGTCCCTGTAGCCAGCCGACGAGCTGCGCCTGGGCAACCCGGATCTCGGCCTCGGTCGGCACGCCGGTGTCGTCGCAACAGTCGGTGAACTCGGTGAGTTCCTCCATGAGGTCGGCGGACAGGACCGTGCCGAGCTCCTCCATGGTCTCGTTGTGGATGCGGGCCAGCAATCGCCGGCTCTCCTCGTCGGTCTCGGCATTTCGCACTTCGACCATCAGGGTCTGGAGCATCGTGCCCAGCCGTATGAGCTTGGCCGGGTCGGAGATCGTGGCATCGGGCGCGGTGGGAGTGTCCTCGGTTTCCGTCATGAGAAGAATCTGCCACAGCCCGGCCACCGTCGACGGCGCGGCCCGGCCCGGCCGCATCTCGCCAACCCCATGTGTCGGTACCCTTCCGGCGGTGACCACCTCCCCCACGTCCTCGTTGCAGCGAGTCGAATCGCTTCGCAACGTCGCCATGATCGCCCACGTCGACCATGGCAAGACCACCCTCGTCGACGCGCTCCTGCGCCAGGCCGGCGCGTTCCGCGAAGGCGCCGCACTCACCGATCGGGTGATGGACTCGATGGACCTCGAGCGCGAGAAGGGCATCACCATCCTCGCCAAGAACACGGCGATCCGTTTCGGCGACGTGAAGATCAACATCGTCGACACCCCGGGCCACGCCGACTTCGGTGGCGAGGTCGAACGCGCACTCACCATGGTCGACGCGGTGGTCCTGCTGGTCGACGCCTCCGAGGGTCCGTTGCCGCAGACCCGTTTCGTGCTGCGCAAGGCGTTGGCCCGGCGACTCCCCGTCGTCCTGGTCATCAACAAGATCGATCGTCCGGACGCCCGCATCTCCGATGTCGTCGACGAGGTCTACGAGTTGTTCCTCGATCTCGACGCCGACGAAGAGCAGATCGACTTCCCGATCGTCTACACCGTGGCGCGCGAGGGTCTGGCCACGCTCGATCCCGACGTACCGGGCACCGACATGCAGCCGTTGTTCGACGTGCTCCTCAACACCGTTCCGGCGCCCTTGCACGACCCCGACCTCCCGATGCGGGCCTGGGTCACCAACCTCGACTCGTCGCCCTACGTGGGTCGCATCGCCGTCTGCCGGGTCGAGCACGGCACCATCCGCAAGGGCCAGGCCGTCGCCTGGTGCAAGGAGGACGGCACGATCGCCAGCGCCCGCGTCGGCGTACTGACCGTCACCGAGGCTCTCGACCGGGTCGAGGTCGACGAGGCCGGACCGGGTGAACTCATCGGCGTCTCGGGCATCGACAACGTCACCATCGGCGAGACGCTCGCCGATCCCGAGGATCCCCGTCCGTTCCCGGCGATCACCGTCGACGAGCCCACCCTGTCGATGACGCTCGGCGTCAACACCTCGCCCCTGGCGGGCGACGACGGCTCCAAGCTCACCGCCCGTCAGATCAAGGCTCGGCTCGACACCGAACTGATCGGCAACGTCTCGATCCGGGTCTTCACCACCGAACGTTCCGACACGTGGGAGGTGCAGGGCCGTGGCGAGCTGCAGCTGGCCATCCTCGTGGAGACCATGCGCCGTGAAGGCTTCGAGCTGACGGTCGGCAAGCCCGCCGTGCTCACCAAGGAGATCGACGGCACGATCCACGAGCCGACCGAACGGCTCACGATCGACGTGCCCGAGGAACACGTGGGGTCCGTCACCCAACTCCTCGGCGAACGCAAGGCCCGCATGGAGGACATGACCAACCACGGCACCGGCTGGGTTCGTCTCGACTATGTCGTGCCGGCCCGAGCGCTGATCGGCTTCCGCACCGAGTTCCTCACCGAGACCCGGGGCACCGGCCTGCTGCACCACATCTTCGAGGGCTATGTCCCATGGGCGGGCGAGCTCCGCAGTCGCACCAAGGGCAGCGTCGTGTCCGACCGCACGGGCGAGACCACCGGCTACGCCATCGCCGCGCTGCAGGAGCGTTCGGCGCTCTATGTCGGCCCCGGTGTGCGGGTCTACGAGGGCATGATCGTGGGCGAGAACCCGCGGGCCGAGGACATGGACGTCAACATCTGCCGCGAGAAGAAGCAGACCAACATCCGCACGCAGTCGAGCGACGACACCATCCGGCTCACGCCGCCGCGACTGTTCTCTCTCGAGCAGGCGCTCGAGACGATCGCCGACGACGAGTGCGTCGAGGTGACCCCGACCAACGTGCGCATGCGCAAGACGGTGCTCGACGCCGGCGAGCGGGCCCGCATCGTGAAGCGCATGAAGGCCCCCCGCGACGGGCAGTAGCCCTGCGTCGGCCAGCCCCTCGAAACCGCAACGGGGGTCTGACCCCCGTTGCAACGGGTGGGTTACTTGCGGATGACCCTGGTGCCGGCGACCCGGTCGAAGACGCTGCGGCGTTCGTGATCGTTGTTGATGAACACCAGCGACGTGATGCCGAGGGCGAACCAGATCACGATCCCGACCACCGGGATGAAGGTGGGCAGCCATGTGAGGGCCCGCATGGTGGCAGGACCGAACCCCGGTGGTGTGGTGCCGTCGGCGGTCGTGACGCGAAGGCGCAGGATGAGCTTGCCGGGGGTGCCGCCCAGCGTCGCGACCATGACGACGACGAGCGCCATCATGATCAGCGGGCCGACGTAGGCGCTGATTCCGGTGACCTCGAACTCGAAGGAGTTCGCGTCGGGGTCGGTGTCCTCGACGAACGGGATGGCGGCGACGAAGAGGAGCGCAACGAAGATGATGCCGTCGATCAGCATCGCGCCGATGCGGATGCCGACGGTGCCGTACTTGTCGGATGAGTACGGTGCGGGTGCGCCCGCCCCTGGTGGCGCGGGGACCGGCGCCCCGACCCATTGTGTGCCGTCCCACTGGCGAACGGTGCCGGGAGGGTCGCCCTCGGCGTGGTAGAGGCCGGGTGCGATGTTGCCGGAGGGATCGGGTGTGGGGGAGGTCATGGGTCCTCTTCGTCGTTGCGGTCGCCGGATCGTCAGCGATGGCGCCTGTGGATCACTCGGGTACCGGCGAGACGATCGTAGGCGCTGCGCCGCTCCGGGTCGGTGGACACGAAGACCAGGCTGGTGACCGAGAAGCCGATGGCGATGAACGTGCCGATCACCGGGATGGCCCCGGCGATCTGCGGGAGCTGGCGCATGGTCGCCTTCGCGATGCCGGGCGGCGTGGTGGCGCCGTCCTCGGTGGTGATGCGGAGGCCGACCATGAGCTTTCCCGGGCTGCCGCCGAATCGAGCCACGCAGGCGATGGAAACCGCCGAGACCAGCAGGCCGGCGAGATAGAGCGATGGAGGGATCTCGACCGCGGTGCCGTCGCCGCCGGCGTCGATGTCG is a window from the Acidimicrobiales bacterium genome containing:
- the typA gene encoding translational GTPase TypA, coding for MTTSPTSSLQRVESLRNVAMIAHVDHGKTTLVDALLRQAGAFREGAALTDRVMDSMDLEREKGITILAKNTAIRFGDVKINIVDTPGHADFGGEVERALTMVDAVVLLVDASEGPLPQTRFVLRKALARRLPVVLVINKIDRPDARISDVVDEVYELFLDLDADEEQIDFPIVYTVAREGLATLDPDVPGTDMQPLFDVLLNTVPAPLHDPDLPMRAWVTNLDSSPYVGRIAVCRVEHGTIRKGQAVAWCKEDGTIASARVGVLTVTEALDRVEVDEAGPGELIGVSGIDNVTIGETLADPEDPRPFPAITVDEPTLSMTLGVNTSPLAGDDGSKLTARQIKARLDTELIGNVSIRVFTTERSDTWEVQGRGELQLAILVETMRREGFELTVGKPAVLTKEIDGTIHEPTERLTIDVPEEHVGSVTQLLGERKARMEDMTNHGTGWVRLDYVVPARALIGFRTEFLTETRGTGLLHHIFEGYVPWAGELRSRTKGSVVSDRTGETTGYAIAALQERSALYVGPGVRVYEGMIVGENPRAEDMDVNICREKKQTNIRTQSSDDTIRLTPPRLFSLEQALETIADDECVEVTPTNVRMRKTVLDAGERARIVKRMKAPRDGQ
- a CDS encoding DUF2587 domain-containing protein, which produces MTETEDTPTAPDATISDPAKLIRLGTMLQTLMVEVRNAETDEESRRLLARIHNETMEELGTVLSADLMEELTEFTDCCDDTGVPTEAEIRVAQAQLVGWLQGLLQGLQASMAAQQAAATEQMRQLAAGRPQVPGPGGPSGSTQPLPDQSGTYL
- a CDS encoding SDR family oxidoreductase, coding for MDVNRLISLFGLEGRRAVVTGGSRGIGRMIAEGLLDAGCDVIITARKAEQVAAAADEMSAKGTVIAVPSDVSTDDGIAHLVSAVNDRWDHLDILVNNAGASWGEPIDDFSPQGWDKVMNVNVRGVFFLTQKLLPLLRAAASEDHPARVINTGSVNGLTPPEMDTFSYSSSKAAVHMLTRHLGKQLAGEHITVNAIAPGPFDSAMMAFALDDPSIRAGLAKGVPLGRIGVPDDMAGVAIYLASAAASYVTGAIIPVGGGLSTVDK
- a CDS encoding nucleoside deaminase, coding for MPPETAPEKLTDDDRRGLDAALAEARLGREEGGIPIGSALMVDGEIVGRGHNRRVQRGSVVLHAEMDCLENAGRLPASTYARATLYTTLSPCDMCTGAALLYGIPKVVIGENVTFMGGEEHLARRGVSTVVVDDAECVAIMRDFIAAEPELWNEDIGEQG
- a CDS encoding RDD family protein; this translates as MTSPTPDPSGNIAPGLYHAEGDPPGTVRQWDGTQWVGAPVPAPPGAGAPAPYSSDKYGTVGIRIGAMLIDGIIFVALLFVAAIPFVEDTDPDANSFEFEVTGISAYVGPLIMMALVVVMVATLGGTPGKLILRLRVTTADGTTPPGFGPATMRALTWLPTFIPVVGIVIWFALGITSLVFINNDHERRSVFDRVAGTRVIRK
- a CDS encoding dienelactone hydrolase family protein, whose amino-acid sequence is MSSSSDISIPSAAGDIPALLFLPEAGTGPAVVLIQEIFGVNQYVRDVAERLAGEGYVVLAPHMYWRIEDDFAVEATGPDDLPVAFEVAGQHDPADGVADIGAALAHLADRPEVTGPVGVIGFCFGGSMTYLAAAAHDPACAVSYYGSMIGENIDKAASITCPIQFHFGSDDAFLPNDDVDALRAATADMANVEIHVAEGAGHAFDNHRNPMFSNPEAAASAWALTSAFLATNLAP
- a CDS encoding glycerophosphodiester phosphodiesterase family protein, producing MRRTLRFRLAIVLATLALLAAACGDDTDDSADTSADDTSTTTTEPDSTTTEATTTTEAATTTSTTTTAAPTPSVPTPEANTVEDLFALGRPVVLGHAGGDQSWPHSTMYAFREAALAGTEVLEMDVQLTADGVLVVQHDDTVDRTTETTGRVRDLTYDELQALDNAYWWSDDWHNDEQPEEEYIWRGVRTGEVEPPEGYTADDFRVETFRSVAEAFPDHVLDVEIKIPKGDDGEDDLEFANESGRVLAAEIEELGRADSVVVVSFNDDVIAAFHEVAPDIPTSPGTGALTDWFLGGIPLLESHRVLQVPPQFDGLDVLALDGFLEKAREEGLGIWVWMDDASTQENPDFYESLLDFDIDGIIAGHPDLAVERWREIGAIP
- a CDS encoding exodeoxyribonuclease III; this translates as MPPICRRVASWNINSIRARVDQVVAWTAEHGVDVLLLQETKCGDTQFPFGAFAEAGYEVAHHGTDHWNGVAIASRVGLTRVRRGFDGPQESPFDEPRLIAATCAGVRCWSVYVPNGRELWDPHYAFKLVWLERLRHELLHAKASARPSIVAGDFNVAPTDADIYMPSRWRRRTHASQPERAGLRALFDIGLRDVTREHLPDPGVYTWWNYRPGQFEKNHGLRIDLALCSDAVADATERVWIDRTARGATRPSDHAPLVVDLRPA
- a CDS encoding class I SAM-dependent methyltransferase, producing MSGVDDRQGRPGHEWREVNRAWWEERAPIHEASQFYRDGLGGLRDFEWEDLGSVDGLRVIHPQCHIGTDTLSLARAGAEVVGLDFSAGATAAAGRLAEAAGLADRAEWITSDVHDAPESVGGRTFDLVYTGQGALCWLPDMDRWADVMWRLCRPGGRLYVSEFHPVQDILEVETTRFERSYFGDGTGDRFDDEIGSYADPDAVTTNNSIIDFVHGLAEVVQALLTVGFVLERFREFPFCVYPRWDFLEEREERMWFMPANRPQIPMMYSLRLRRPE
- a CDS encoding RDD family protein; translation: MEVTPPGYYPAQGDPAGTVRYWDGTEWSPEPMPPPPGYDPNHRPGDERFATVGVRIGATLLDGVVGLVLSVPFLFSYLGDVIDDIDAGGDGTAVEIPPSLYLAGLLVSAVSIACVARFGGSPGKLMVGLRITTEDGATTPPGIAKATMRQLPQIAGAIPVIGTFIAIGFSVTSLVFVSTDPERRSAYDRLAGTRVIHRRHR